From Bacillus sp. Bos-x628, the proteins below share one genomic window:
- a CDS encoding DEAD/DEAH box helicase has product MTITFQDFQLSESLMKAINRMGFEEATPIQAETIPLGLQNKDVIGQAQTGTGKTAAFGIPLVEKIDPASPNIQAIIIAPTRELAIQVSEELYKIGQDKRARVLPIYGGQDIGRQIRSLKKNPHIIVGTPGRLLDHINRRTMRLQNVETVVLDEADEMLNMGFIEDIESILSNVPSEHQTLLFSATMPAPIKRIAERFMTNPEHVKVKAKEMTVSNIQQFYLDIHERKKFDTLTRLLDIQSPELAIVFGRTKRRVDELTEALNLRGYTAEGIHGDLTQAKRMVALRKFKEGAIDVLVATDVAARGLDISGVTHVYNFDVPQDPESYVHRIGRTGRAGRTGMAVTFITPREKDMLRAIEQTTKRKMDRMKEPTLDEAIEGQQQVTVDRLRTIISENNLNFYMTAAAELLEDHDSVTVVAAAIKMMTKEPDATPVRLTDEAPMISKRNRNNRSSSKRRDSGGGGGYRGKSRSSYGDKKRSSNDRNRSSSDRRQKKSYNS; this is encoded by the coding sequence TTGACTATAACGTTTCAAGATTTTCAATTAAGCGAAAGTCTCATGAAGGCTATTAACCGCATGGGATTTGAAGAAGCAACACCGATTCAAGCAGAAACAATTCCTCTTGGTCTTCAAAATAAAGATGTCATCGGACAAGCACAAACAGGTACAGGAAAAACAGCAGCATTTGGTATTCCTCTGGTTGAAAAAATCGACCCAGCGTCTCCTAATATCCAAGCGATTATTATTGCGCCAACAAGAGAGCTTGCAATTCAAGTGTCTGAAGAGCTATATAAAATCGGCCAAGATAAGCGTGCACGCGTACTTCCGATTTATGGTGGACAAGATATCGGTCGCCAAATCCGTTCGCTCAAGAAAAATCCTCATATTATCGTAGGGACTCCAGGACGTTTACTCGATCACATTAACCGTCGTACAATGCGTCTTCAAAATGTTGAAACAGTCGTGCTTGATGAAGCAGACGAAATGCTGAACATGGGTTTCATTGAGGACATTGAATCGATCCTTTCAAACGTACCAAGTGAACACCAAACACTTTTATTCTCTGCGACAATGCCAGCACCAATTAAGCGCATTGCAGAACGTTTTATGACAAATCCAGAGCATGTCAAAGTCAAAGCAAAAGAAATGACTGTATCTAACATCCAACAGTTCTACTTGGATATTCACGAACGTAAGAAATTTGATACATTGACACGCCTTCTTGACATTCAATCACCAGAGCTTGCAATTGTATTCGGTCGTACGAAACGTCGTGTTGATGAATTGACTGAAGCTCTAAACCTTAGAGGCTACACAGCAGAAGGGATCCATGGTGACTTGACGCAAGCGAAGCGAATGGTGGCTCTTCGTAAATTCAAAGAAGGTGCAATCGATGTGCTTGTTGCGACAGACGTTGCAGCACGTGGGCTTGATATCTCTGGTGTGACACACGTTTATAACTTTGACGTACCTCAAGATCCAGAGAGTTATGTCCACCGTATTGGACGTACAGGACGTGCTGGACGTACAGGTATGGCGGTGACATTTATCACACCACGTGAAAAAGATATGCTTCGTGCGATTGAACAAACGACAAAGCGCAAAATGGATCGTATGAAAGAACCAACTTTAGATGAAGCGATCGAAGGACAACAGCAAGTAACCGTTGATCGACTGCGTACAATCATTAGTGAGAATAACTTAAACTTCTACATGACAGCAGCTGCTGAATTGTTAGAAGATCATGATTCAGTAACAGTTGTTGCGGCTGCCATTAAAATGATGACAAAAGAGCCGGATGCAACTCCTGTTCGTTTGACAGATGAAGCACCAATGATTTCAAAACGCAATCGTAACAACCGAAGCTCTTCTAAACGTAGAGATAGCGGTGGCGGAGGCGGCTATCGCGGGAAAAGCCGTTCATCTTACGGTGACAAAAAGCGCTCATCTAATGATCGCAATCGTTCTTCTAGCGATCGTCGTCAAAAGAAATCGTATAACAGCTAA
- a CDS encoding PH domain-containing protein: MMSEPKRVHPISMFIDFIKDAVFLIKNLIIPFFVIGFVNSNSTIRFYAFILLGLLLLWQAVSTVLEWRRFTYRLEDDEFRVESGVLTKKKKYISLERIQTVNTSEGIFQRIFGLVRVQIETAGGTDGPEVSLTAITKAEAEQLKQAIFNRKKSLQQEGEASEETGDVQHDQLFKQEPVEEELHVTYRMKAPELLLAASTSSGIGVIISGCLAIYTQIDEILPLDGFVKRFSFLSHASIEIYAILIFLAVLIAWVLSVGVTALQYANFVAKRKGNDIIITRGFIERHQMTIPLSRIQAVKIKENLIREPFGFATVMLVSAGGSMSEKETSSVLFPLIQKKRINELLSLFTDHYQLEPELKKVPRRSLKRYLISYGFFPLIFGVILSVHFPPWGYLALIPFLIALFFGYLAYKQSGYAIRDQMIQMTTRGIGRTTGIVLRKRMQNYTMTQSYFQKKGRIASIHTFVKSSILLDSFGVHHLEEEDAKRVFDWYSYEKNKSSKKMSIRSS; the protein is encoded by the coding sequence ATGATGTCTGAACCAAAACGTGTGCATCCGATTTCGATGTTCATTGATTTTATAAAAGATGCTGTATTCTTGATTAAAAATCTGATCATTCCTTTTTTTGTGATCGGTTTTGTAAACTCGAATTCGACTATTCGTTTTTATGCTTTTATCCTTCTTGGTTTGCTTCTTTTGTGGCAAGCTGTTTCGACCGTATTAGAATGGAGAAGATTTACTTATCGACTGGAAGACGATGAATTTCGCGTCGAGTCCGGTGTTTTGACGAAAAAGAAGAAATATATATCATTAGAACGAATTCAGACAGTGAATACAAGTGAAGGAATTTTTCAGCGGATTTTCGGTTTGGTTCGCGTGCAAATTGAAACGGCTGGAGGTACGGATGGTCCAGAGGTGAGCCTAACGGCAATTACAAAAGCGGAGGCGGAACAATTAAAACAGGCTATTTTTAACCGCAAGAAAAGCCTACAACAAGAGGGAGAAGCATCGGAAGAAACAGGTGACGTGCAGCACGATCAACTGTTCAAACAAGAACCTGTCGAGGAAGAATTACACGTCACATATCGTATGAAAGCTCCGGAGCTCCTCTTAGCTGCCTCTACTTCAAGCGGCATCGGTGTCATTATTTCGGGTTGTCTCGCCATCTACACACAAATAGATGAAATTCTCCCTTTGGATGGATTCGTCAAGAGGTTTTCCTTTTTAAGTCATGCAAGTATTGAAATCTATGCGATACTCATCTTTCTTGCGGTATTGATTGCTTGGGTACTGAGTGTTGGTGTAACAGCGCTCCAATATGCTAACTTTGTAGCAAAAAGAAAAGGAAATGACATCATCATCACAAGAGGATTCATTGAGAGACACCAAATGACGATCCCACTCTCGCGAATCCAAGCGGTTAAAATCAAAGAAAATTTGATCCGTGAACCTTTCGGATTCGCCACTGTGATGCTCGTTAGTGCAGGAGGTTCAATGTCAGAAAAAGAGACATCTTCTGTTTTATTCCCACTTATTCAGAAAAAAAGAATCAATGAATTATTGTCACTGTTTACAGACCACTACCAGCTCGAACCGGAGCTGAAAAAAGTGCCAAGGCGTTCACTCAAACGGTACTTGATCTCATATGGTTTTTTCCCTTTGATCTTCGGTGTGATTCTTTCAGTGCATTTTCCGCCGTGGGGGTATTTAGCTCTGATCCCATTCCTAATTGCCCTTTTCTTTGGCTATTTAGCCTATAAGCAATCAGGTTATGCAATAAGAGATCAAATGATTCAGATGACGACAAGAGGCATAGGTAGAACAACAGGAATTGTTTTGAGAAAACGAATGCAAAACTATACAATGACGCAATCCTATTTCCAAAAAAAAGGCCGTATCGCAAGTATTCACACGTTTGTGAAATCCTCTATACTGCTGGATTCCTTTGGTGTACATCATCTTGAAGAGGAGGATGCCAAACGGGTATTTGATTGGTATTCCTACGAAAAAAATAAATCTTCTAAAAAAATGTCGATTCGCTCCTCATAG
- the murF gene encoding UDP-N-acetylmuramoyl-tripeptide--D-alanyl-D-alanine ligase codes for MMKRTVEQVAQMAGGTLSNPAFGGEQIHGVTTDTRKVSKGALFIPLIGEHFNGHTFASKAVELGAAAVLWNQKETHPPKDVPVIFVEDTLAALQKLAKAYLKEENPRVVGITGSNGKTTTKDMIHSVLQTAYQVHKTEGNFNNHIGLPLTILAMPEGTDIAVLEMGMSAKGEIEFLSNLAEPDAAVITNIGESHMQDLGSREAIADAKCEITSGLKEDGVFYYLGDEPLLRDREKALHHTVKTFGESKDCDIRVTHINQLAEGTEFQVEGYAQAFLIPILGKHNVKNALAAIAIGQHFGLTETQIAQGLMQTKLTGMRLELFKTDKGITVINDAYNASPTSMKAAIDLVGDMDGFANRILVLGDMLEMGSEEETYHIELGQYIKPEFINYVITYGRLGAFIAEGAKEAFGETRVFSYMDKGDLKKKLAEVAGPDDVVLVKASRGMRLEEVITAL; via the coding sequence ATGATGAAACGTACAGTGGAACAAGTCGCCCAAATGGCTGGTGGAACATTATCTAATCCAGCTTTTGGCGGAGAGCAGATTCACGGAGTGACAACAGATACACGGAAGGTATCAAAAGGCGCACTGTTTATCCCGCTTATTGGGGAACATTTTAACGGTCACACATTTGCTTCTAAAGCAGTCGAGCTTGGAGCTGCAGCCGTACTTTGGAATCAAAAAGAAACACATCCTCCAAAAGACGTTCCAGTTATTTTTGTAGAGGATACATTGGCTGCTCTTCAGAAGCTGGCAAAAGCATACTTAAAAGAAGAAAATCCTCGTGTTGTAGGCATTACAGGAAGTAATGGAAAAACAACGACCAAGGACATGATTCATTCTGTGTTACAAACTGCATATCAAGTACACAAAACAGAGGGTAACTTTAACAATCACATCGGTCTGCCGCTGACGATCCTTGCCATGCCGGAAGGAACAGATATAGCGGTTTTGGAGATGGGCATGAGTGCAAAAGGAGAAATTGAATTTCTTTCAAACTTAGCTGAGCCTGATGCGGCTGTCATCACCAATATAGGGGAATCTCATATGCAAGATCTAGGTTCAAGAGAAGCGATCGCAGATGCGAAATGTGAGATCACTAGCGGATTGAAAGAGGACGGTGTCTTTTATTATCTAGGAGATGAGCCTTTGCTTCGCGACAGAGAAAAGGCACTTCATCACACTGTGAAAACCTTTGGAGAATCAAAGGACTGTGACATACGAGTGACCCACATCAATCAGCTTGCGGAAGGGACAGAATTTCAGGTCGAAGGGTATGCTCAGGCGTTTCTAATTCCTATATTGGGGAAACACAATGTAAAGAATGCGCTCGCTGCCATTGCAATTGGCCAGCATTTTGGGCTAACTGAAACACAAATTGCCCAAGGGCTAATGCAAACAAAATTAACAGGGATGCGTCTTGAGCTCTTTAAAACAGATAAAGGTATCACTGTTATTAATGATGCGTATAATGCAAGCCCAACATCTATGAAGGCGGCCATTGATCTTGTTGGCGATATGGACGGTTTTGCTAATCGTATTCTAGTGCTTGGCGATATGCTTGAGATGGGAAGCGAAGAGGAAACATACCATATTGAACTTGGTCAATACATCAAGCCGGAGTTTATTAATTATGTCATAACTTATGGACGTCTAGGTGCATTTATTGCCGAAGGAGCTAAAGAAGCTTTTGGAGAGACGCGCGTTTTTTCTTACATGGACAAAGGAGATTTGAAGAAAAAACTGGCTGAAGTAGCTGGACCTGATGATGTTGTTCTTGTGAAAGCTTCCCGCGGCATGAGATTGGAAGAAGTCATTACTGCACTATAA
- a CDS encoding outer membrane lipoprotein carrier protein LolA, with translation MKRVRKSFVLLVTGILFVLILSACGQKSQQDIVRDLNKKAEEMTSYKAKAKMTIETGNEPQKYQVEIWYKKPDLYRVYLENPKRDQSQVILRNGNGVFVLTPSLNKSFRFHSDWPNNSSQVYLFESLVKDIKNDSAAQFKAKESKYIFETKTNYQHNQMLPTQEITFHKKTMAPVSVKVLDSDKKPMVKVEFSHFEFNKSFDKDAFDEKKNMTLSQMDVATSANPSDSFAVKTPVDMPEGVKKMEEKEMTTDAGKRYVITYGGKKSFTLIQEKARVAEASTPVTMNGEPVDLGMTVGVLTDRSLSWTSDGVDYLISSSDLSKEELLMVARSVEGQSAK, from the coding sequence TTGAAAAGGGTGAGAAAAAGCTTTGTTTTGCTTGTAACGGGGATCCTTTTTGTATTGATTCTCTCCGCATGTGGTCAAAAATCTCAGCAGGATATCGTTAGAGATTTAAACAAAAAGGCAGAGGAAATGACATCATACAAAGCCAAAGCAAAAATGACCATTGAGACAGGAAATGAACCGCAGAAGTACCAAGTGGAAATTTGGTACAAGAAGCCGGATCTTTACCGTGTCTATTTAGAAAATCCGAAAAGGGATCAGAGTCAAGTCATTTTAAGAAATGGCAATGGTGTGTTTGTGCTGACACCTTCTTTGAACAAAAGTTTCCGTTTCCATAGTGATTGGCCAAATAACAGCAGTCAGGTCTACTTATTTGAATCACTAGTGAAAGACATTAAAAATGACAGCGCAGCCCAGTTCAAAGCGAAAGAGTCGAAATACATTTTCGAGACCAAAACCAATTATCAGCACAATCAAATGCTGCCTACACAAGAAATTACATTCCATAAAAAAACAATGGCGCCTGTCAGTGTGAAAGTGCTGGACAGCGACAAAAAGCCAATGGTGAAAGTAGAATTCTCTCATTTTGAATTCAATAAATCCTTTGACAAAGATGCCTTTGATGAGAAGAAAAACATGACGCTCTCTCAAATGGATGTGGCGACAAGTGCGAACCCGTCAGACAGCTTTGCGGTGAAAACGCCAGTCGATATGCCAGAGGGAGTGAAGAAAATGGAAGAGAAAGAAATGACAACCGATGCCGGTAAACGATATGTCATTACGTATGGCGGAAAAAAATCCTTTACGCTCATTCAGGAAAAAGCGAGAGTGGCAGAAGCATCTACACCTGTGACAATGAACGGGGAGCCGGTTGATCTTGGTATGACTGTCGGCGTCTTAACAGACCGATCTCTTTCTTGGACATCTGACGGGGTTGACTACTTAATTTCGTCGAGTGACTTATCGAAAGAAGAGCTCTTGATGGTGGCGAGAAGTGTAGAAGGACAATCAGCTAAATAA
- the alr gene encoding alanine racemase, with product MDTNGFYRDTWAEINLTAIKHNVSHMKDHIGKKVQLMAVVKANAYGHGDIEIARAALKTGADLLAVAFLDEAISLRNKGVKAPILVLGAVPPEYVKVAVRYNVIMTAYSLEWLRDVIQLAKGHIGQPIRFHLKMDSGMNRLGVKTVEQVNEVKELVGNHSFLQLEGVFTHFATADEKDKDYFDLQVDKFKTLLQPLHTEKLLVHCANSAAGLRFKEVLFNMVRFGISMYGLSPSEEMKDELPFKLEEALSLHTKLAHVKLIQKGESVSYGATYTAYQDTWIGTVPIGYADGWIRKLAGTEVLVGGKRQKIAGRVCMDQFMVELKEAYSVGEPVVLIGTQGEEKVSVDEVAKRLETINYEVTCSIAHRVPRVYIEDGKRVHVRNPLLQNGPSFL from the coding sequence ATGGACACCAATGGTTTTTATAGAGACACATGGGCAGAAATTAATTTAACAGCAATCAAGCATAATGTTTCACATATGAAAGACCATATTGGAAAAAAAGTTCAATTGATGGCTGTAGTGAAAGCCAATGCATATGGACATGGAGATATAGAAATCGCAAGAGCAGCTCTCAAAACAGGTGCAGACTTGTTAGCAGTCGCCTTTTTAGATGAGGCTATTTCTTTAAGAAATAAAGGCGTCAAAGCACCGATTCTTGTACTTGGCGCAGTACCGCCTGAGTATGTCAAAGTCGCAGTCAGATACAATGTCATCATGACGGCTTACTCGCTTGAGTGGCTAAGAGATGTGATTCAACTTGCCAAAGGACATATTGGACAACCTATTCGTTTTCATTTGAAAATGGACAGCGGGATGAATCGTTTAGGTGTGAAAACAGTAGAGCAAGTAAACGAAGTCAAAGAGCTTGTAGGCAATCATTCATTTTTACAGTTGGAAGGAGTATTTACTCACTTTGCGACAGCAGATGAGAAGGATAAAGACTACTTTGACTTGCAAGTAGACAAGTTTAAAACGCTGCTTCAACCGCTTCATACTGAAAAATTGCTGGTTCACTGTGCCAACAGTGCTGCAGGTCTTCGGTTCAAAGAGGTCTTGTTTAATATGGTTCGTTTCGGCATCAGCATGTATGGACTGTCTCCTTCAGAAGAGATGAAAGATGAGTTGCCTTTCAAGCTGGAAGAGGCGTTGTCTCTGCATACAAAACTTGCCCACGTGAAGCTCATTCAAAAAGGAGAGAGTGTCAGCTATGGAGCCACATATACAGCCTATCAAGATACATGGATTGGTACCGTTCCGATTGGCTATGCAGATGGCTGGATTAGAAAGCTAGCAGGAACTGAAGTTCTTGTTGGTGGAAAGCGTCAGAAGATCGCTGGAAGGGTGTGTATGGATCAATTCATGGTTGAACTGAAAGAAGCCTATTCTGTTGGAGAGCCAGTTGTTCTCATTGGTACTCAAGGAGAGGAAAAGGTATCAGTCGATGAAGTGGCAAAGCGTTTGGAGACCATTAACTATGAAGTGACTTGCTCCATCGCTCATCGCGTTCCAAGAGTGTATATAGAGGATGGCAAAAGAGTTCATGTGCGTAATCCACTGCTTCAAAACGGGCCAAGCTTTTTATAG
- a CDS encoding D-alanine--D-alanine ligase — protein MKISLGLVYGGKSAEHNVSLQTALAVTKALNTDKFDIHPIYITEEGEWLRGEKLTEPVSNVKMLQFEQKTKPFLPTSLNENMFPQPASTDEKIDVVFPLLHGPNGEDGTIQGLLELLNIPYVGNGVLASAAGMDKIMMKDVFAQAGLAQAKYLSFNRKDYEKAQADSLENVEQVLGYPCFVKPANMGSSVGISKCRSKEELVSAFDLAFQYDRRVVVEEGVSGREIEIGVLGNDEPTCSVVGEIAPKTDFYDYKAKYEDGDTDLIIPASVSEDEYNTIQDMAIKAFKAIDGSGLVRADFFLTEEGKVLINEVNTMPGFTPFSMFPLLWKHTGVDYPELIEKLVSLAIERHQEKQTIKTTF, from the coding sequence TTGAAAATAAGTTTAGGATTGGTTTACGGCGGAAAGTCAGCCGAACATAATGTTTCACTGCAAACAGCCCTTGCAGTTACGAAAGCACTTAATACTGATAAGTTTGATATACATCCAATTTACATTACAGAAGAGGGCGAATGGCTAAGAGGAGAAAAACTCACTGAACCAGTATCAAATGTGAAAATGCTTCAATTTGAACAAAAAACAAAGCCGTTTTTACCAACTTCTTTAAATGAAAACATGTTTCCACAGCCTGCTTCAACAGATGAAAAAATTGATGTTGTCTTTCCATTACTTCACGGGCCGAATGGTGAGGATGGAACAATTCAAGGTTTACTTGAACTGCTAAATATCCCGTATGTGGGAAATGGTGTTCTCGCTTCTGCAGCGGGAATGGATAAAATCATGATGAAAGATGTCTTTGCTCAGGCGGGACTCGCACAGGCAAAGTACCTTTCCTTTAATAGAAAAGATTATGAAAAAGCACAAGCAGACAGCTTAGAAAATGTTGAACAAGTGCTTGGATATCCTTGCTTCGTCAAACCTGCAAACATGGGATCAAGCGTTGGTATTAGTAAATGCCGCAGTAAAGAAGAGCTTGTGTCAGCATTTGACTTAGCTTTCCAATACGACCGTCGTGTTGTTGTGGAAGAAGGCGTAAGCGGAAGAGAAATAGAAATTGGCGTATTAGGAAATGACGAGCCGACATGCTCTGTTGTTGGTGAAATTGCACCAAAAACGGATTTTTATGACTATAAAGCAAAATATGAAGATGGCGATACAGACCTGATCATTCCGGCTAGTGTGTCAGAGGATGAATACAATACAATTCAAGATATGGCGATCAAGGCTTTTAAAGCCATTGATGGGTCTGGTCTTGTGCGTGCAGACTTCTTCTTAACGGAGGAAGGCAAAGTGCTGATTAATGAAGTGAATACAATGCCTGGATTCACACCATTTAGTATGTTTCCGTTGTTATGGAAACATACTGGTGTAGACTATCCTGAATTGATTGAAAAATTAGTGTCACTAGCAATCGAACGCCATCAAGAAAAACAAACCATTAAAACAACTTTTTAA
- a CDS encoding PH domain-containing protein yields the protein MRKQPQRQISLNGLKVWRIQNGMISLIFLLIIIGVFVASYYFQWPYWIGAILVGVWVLQAILGIWLIPKIRHHIWRYEVFENEIEIQHGLIRVTRVIVPMVRVQHVDTSQGPLLRRYHLASVQISTAATVHHIPALDLEEADELRDYISRLARVTEDDV from the coding sequence GTGAGAAAGCAGCCGCAACGTCAAATAAGTTTAAATGGACTAAAGGTATGGCGTATTCAAAATGGAATGATCTCATTGATTTTCTTACTCATCATCATTGGGGTATTTGTTGCTAGTTATTATTTTCAATGGCCGTATTGGATTGGAGCCATTCTTGTTGGAGTATGGGTCCTTCAAGCCATTCTCGGCATTTGGTTGATACCGAAAATCAGGCATCACATATGGCGCTATGAAGTATTTGAAAACGAAATTGAAATACAGCATGGGCTTATTCGTGTCACCCGGGTGATTGTGCCTATGGTACGTGTTCAGCATGTGGATACATCTCAGGGTCCTCTTTTAAGGCGTTATCACCTAGCATCTGTTCAAATTTCTACTGCTGCCACGGTTCATCATATTCCAGCGTTAGATTTAGAAGAAGCGGATGAACTTCGTGATTACATATCTCGTTTAGCAAGGGTGACGGAAGATGATGTCTGA
- the acpS gene encoding holo-ACP synthase, with amino-acid sequence MIKGIGIDIVEINRLSRVLYRQPRFPERILTPFEQGVYRTLSGKRQIEFLAGRFAAKEAFSKAYGTGIGQYLNFHDIEIHKDDSGKPLVKSEKTKGDKVHLSITHTREYAVAQVLIERLSS; translated from the coding sequence ATGATTAAAGGGATTGGTATTGATATTGTAGAGATCAACCGGCTTTCTCGAGTGCTCTATAGACAGCCTCGTTTTCCAGAACGGATTTTGACACCATTTGAACAGGGCGTTTATAGAACGTTAAGTGGAAAGAGACAGATAGAGTTTCTGGCAGGACGTTTTGCGGCTAAGGAAGCCTTCTCGAAAGCCTATGGTACTGGTATCGGACAGTATCTCAATTTTCATGACATTGAAATACATAAAGACGACAGCGGGAAGCCTTTAGTGAAAAGTGAGAAAACAAAGGGTGACAAGGTCCATTTGTCTATTACACATACACGAGAATATGCCGTTGCACAAGTTTTAATTGAAAGGTTGTCAAGCTAG
- a CDS encoding thioredoxin family protein, protein MKKITSTEQFNEIIQSDKEVIIKFFATWCPDCTRMDMFIPDILETYAHHEWYEINKDDFPGLAETYQVMGIPSLLIFKNGEKTGHLHSANAKSPEEVTEFLQEHIQ, encoded by the coding sequence TTGAAGAAAATCACAAGTACTGAACAATTCAACGAGATCATTCAATCAGATAAAGAAGTGATCATTAAATTCTTTGCAACATGGTGTCCTGATTGTACAAGAATGGACATGTTCATTCCAGACATTTTAGAGACTTATGCTCATCACGAATGGTATGAAATAAACAAAGATGATTTCCCTGGGCTAGCAGAAACATATCAAGTCATGGGTATTCCTAGCCTGTTGATTTTCAAAAACGGCGAAAAAACAGGTCATTTACACAGTGCTAACGCAAAATCACCCGAAGAAGTAACTGAATTTCTTCAAGAACACATTCAATAA
- the ndoA gene encoding type II toxin-antitoxin system endoribonuclease NdoA, giving the protein MIVKRGDVYFADLSPVVGSEQGGVRPVLVIQNDIGNRFSPTAIVAAITAQIQKAKLPTHVEINAKRYGFERDSVILLEQIRTIDKQRLTDKITHLDDEMMEKVDEALQVSLALIDF; this is encoded by the coding sequence TTGATTGTTAAACGCGGTGATGTTTACTTTGCTGATTTATCTCCTGTTGTTGGCTCCGAGCAGGGCGGGGTTCGCCCAGTATTGGTGATCCAAAATGACATTGGAAATCGCTTCAGCCCGACTGCTATCGTTGCAGCCATAACAGCCCAAATACAAAAAGCGAAATTACCGACTCACGTCGAAATTAATGCAAAACGCTACGGCTTTGAACGGGATTCTGTCATTCTTTTAGAGCAGATTCGTACGATTGATAAGCAAAGGTTGACAGATAAGATCACACATCTTGATGATGAAATGATGGAAAAGGTTGATGAGGCCTTACAAGTGAGTTTGGCTCTTATTGATTTTTAA
- a CDS encoding rhomboid family intramembrane serine protease, whose translation MFIRTESFQQFIRSYPIVTAILALQIGLWLLFAIPIPLIQLGQDHLVGFNYGVAEGEWWRLVTPIFLHGSLTHILFNSMSIFLFAPALENLLGKVRFLIIYLGAGIIGNLGTYWIEPLEYVHVGASGAIFGLFGVYLYLVLFKPHMMDRSNSQVILTILGVSAIMTFFNSNINIMAHFFGLIGGMILAPLTLIFQSKKRRF comes from the coding sequence ATGTTTATTCGAACGGAGAGCTTTCAACAATTTATCAGATCGTATCCAATCGTTACAGCGATCCTTGCGCTACAAATCGGTCTGTGGCTTTTATTTGCCATTCCTATCCCTCTGATACAGCTTGGGCAAGACCATCTCGTTGGATTCAACTACGGGGTAGCAGAGGGTGAATGGTGGCGGCTGGTCACACCTATCTTTCTTCACGGGAGTCTGACACACATTTTATTCAATTCCATGTCTATTTTTTTATTTGCTCCAGCACTTGAGAATTTGCTTGGTAAGGTGCGCTTCCTCATCATTTATCTTGGAGCAGGCATCATTGGCAATCTCGGAACCTATTGGATTGAACCATTAGAATATGTGCATGTCGGTGCTTCTGGGGCGATTTTCGGTTTGTTTGGCGTCTATCTTTATCTTGTCTTATTTAAACCGCACATGATGGACCGCAGTAACTCTCAAGTCATCTTAACGATTCTCGGTGTATCCGCCATCATGACGTTCTTCAATTCGAACATTAACATCATGGCCCACTTCTTTGGTTTGATTGGAGGCATGATTCTGGCGCCGTTGACGCTGATCTTTCAATCTAAAAAAAGGCGCTTTTAG
- a CDS encoding alpha/beta fold hydrolase produces MIGCLCIHGFTGAPYEVEPLALYLKQTTDWNVQSVTLPGHGDELQLKGILYQEWIATAELELLSLYRTCDTIFLIGFSMGGMIASYLAAKYPIARLVLLSAAAKYVNPKQMFQDTRQMVKESLSGLIDTNPLYDRYRHKLSSTPLSAAVEFMKLVKQTKSSLEKLHLPVLIVQGESDGIVPASSAEFIYHKIPSSQKEMFFLPDCKHHVCHEPCAQQLFEKVEQFLKKSF; encoded by the coding sequence ATGATTGGCTGTCTATGTATACACGGTTTTACTGGAGCCCCTTATGAGGTAGAACCGCTGGCGCTGTATTTAAAGCAGACGACAGATTGGAACGTGCAGTCTGTCACTCTTCCGGGGCATGGCGACGAGCTTCAGTTGAAAGGAATTCTGTATCAGGAATGGATTGCGACGGCTGAGCTTGAGCTGTTATCTCTCTATCGAACATGCGACACCATTTTTTTGATAGGCTTTTCAATGGGGGGGATGATTGCCTCTTACTTAGCAGCCAAATATCCAATTGCCCGTCTTGTTCTTTTAAGTGCTGCTGCCAAATATGTGAACCCAAAACAAATGTTTCAAGACACAAGACAGATGGTAAAAGAGTCCCTATCTGGATTGATTGATACAAATCCTTTGTATGATCGGTATCGTCATAAGCTGTCGAGCACGCCGCTGTCGGCCGCTGTAGAATTTATGAAGCTAGTGAAGCAAACAAAGAGCTCCCTTGAGAAGCTTCATCTCCCCGTTTTAATTGTACAAGGAGAAAGCGATGGAATTGTTCCCGCTTCTAGTGCAGAGTTCATTTATCATAAAATCCCGTCCAGTCAGAAAGAAATGTTCTTTTTACCCGATTGTAAACATCATGTATGCCATGAACCTTGTGCACAGCAATTGTTTGAGAAAGTAGAGCAATTTTTAAAAAAATCATTTTAA